The sequence below is a genomic window from Pseudorasbora parva isolate DD20220531a chromosome 4, ASM2467924v1, whole genome shotgun sequence.
TGTCTGGAATCAAGACCTACCCAGAAGAAAGAACCACTTCTAACCATTCCACTGCCCGATCGTCCTTGGGAGAGGATTGGTGCTGATATCTGTGAAGTGAACAAGCAGCATTACTTGGTAGTCGTTGACTATTTTTCAAGATACATTGACATAGCTCATCTTCAGGACTTGTCAGGTGAAACAACACGTGCTTGCTTAAAGAACATGTTTGCACAACGGGGCTGTCCCAATGTTCTCGTTACCGATAATGGACCACAGTTTAGTGGAAGTGCTTTCAAAGACTTTGCGAGAGACTATGATTTTCAGCACATTACTTCGAGCCCTTATTATGCCCAGTCAAATGGAGAGGCTGAAAGGGCAGTACAAACAGCTAAAAAGATTCTGAAACAGTCTGACCCATTTACAGCTTTGATGAGCTACAGAGCAACACCTCTTCAAGCTACAGGTGTAAGTCCCGCACAGCTCATGATGGGTAGACAAATAAGAACTACAGTTCCCACATTAGAGCCGCACCTGAAACCTGAATGGCCTGATCTTCGACAAGTTAGAAAGGCTGACCAAAAAGCAAAAAGGAGCTATAGAAAGCATTACAACAAaagaaacagttccagaaaatTACCAGAGATCCCTCTTGGAACTTCTGTTGAGGTCAATCTGGATGTTGAAAGAGGGTGGACAAGATCCAGTACTATTCTCAGAAAGTGTGAGACACCACAGTTGTACCTTATCCAATCTAAAACTGGAGTAATCAGGCGAAATCGACGACACCTAATGCCCACAGTCAGTGACAATAAACCATCATATACTTCAGTTCAACAGACACAGGAAACTGAGGGTCAAGGTCAGGATCAACTTGCGGCTTCTATGCCTGATAATGCCACACACGTTTCAGTGCAGGTTGATCAACCAGTAACTGATCTATCTGAATCCGATTTCAGTCACACAACAATCATTTTACCAAAATGGGTGATAAGATCTGGACGAATTGTCACAGCTCCACAGAGATATAAGGATTTTgtgtggaaaaaaaagaaaaaagaaaaaaaaagaaaaaaatgttgtgaAAAAAATAGTTGTTTCCAACTACAGTAATTTTATGGTTCAACGTTACATATGTTAAATAACTCATAAGGAAGGGTGATGTGATATAAAACAGTTCAATGTTTTTATGTGTGTCCCTTATCCATTGGGTGGCGACCAAGTGCTTGCTAAGAGTTGAGTTGCAGTGTTAAAGCAACTAAGgtcccgtccacacgaagccagagctttcccaatctaatctttttttcccatcgtttcaagaaatgtctgcgtccacacgagattactgAAACcaactaaaaacgatgtagtttgcatgccaggcagtgtgtggcgctgtaattctgccacagaaatacactaaaaacggagaagaagagttgtggctagaaggggtatagagggaatgcatcgacgtcaatttcccgccggaacacgccccatcagccggggctgagtggcagaagagctgctgcgtgaccgCAGCTAATAGAGGAAAACGCGAGTATAGCAAACAATTATctgtttaaactaaaggttgggctcgatatagtggtccttacaacttactacagattcagtgatccatggataatgacatgcagccaggaatcaaCATTTTTATGGGCCtgattttgattattatttatcagacatcacatttttcgagtgaatcccGCTTGTGTATTGGATCATCCTCtgtggatgggtcagtgtattgaagcgtgtatgtggccgcttgtcacgaatggaaaacaaaagttttattcaaattctgaatatattatagacctattaataaaaaataaataataattatattgcccAGACATCGTGCAAAGagtgctccctttataatcactaaaagctgtcactcattcaataaacgcaatctcatAGATTTCCAcagtgaagctggtatacaatgaatctcttattttcatgatgtctgcacttacagagaCGCGCgtgttaactgaactcagcaccCGGACAAACAGTCAAGCggtgagtggattccaagttcaacacctgtgattggccaactgcgttgtagatatctacaaacatgtctgtgattggcaaCATTCGaggcgaaaacacgttggaaatgtaatcatttcacgagtgcaaatacagatacacactgggtcaattgctagctccttttcgctaataatatgctattattacgaaTTCCTACGGAGGATTACagatcctagacaagcagttatgggcagcatTTCCCTCTTAAAgcacagaagcagcagcaggttggtggtttgagtgagaaaattgaacgctattatcaagtccgtctcaagctcggaacagcgatgtccattgggtccgtggacaagcctccccctacCCCTCTTCTGGCGCCGGGCCTGGTTTAGTTTTCGCTGTATTCACACTGTAAACCagtgctgcctctcagtctttctgccactcagtggggcgtaatcacagtcgctccagctgacggtgacatcacgtgcattccctctatagcattggtcggaggtgaggcaaaatttcacaataaaataacaataaatacatttgctacttaacagatgtgttttattgatgccttcacctaccccaacccaatccatacccttacaataatgtagatacggtaattaaatgacgcggtattgatgtgcgcatgctcAGTGCCCATAgatgtatcccttaactctttcaccgtgctggacatagtgtgatgacatcaccgtttcagaaaaaaatacttattcgctgtacacacgaaaacggaagattgccgttttcagatttatccactttgggacccggtttcaaaaaatatcgGATTTATGCTTCTAAAATGCCGGAtctgtgtggacgaaacgctgatacggtacaaaatttatacgaatacagctaaacgcgtctccgtgtggacggggcctaaagTAGTGCAGTCTGGTTCAGGATGAGTCGTCAATGTTGCATGTGTGTTCCACCAAAGCTCTGATGTTAATAAAGCGCACGCGATAAAGAATGATGTCGATTTATTGAAACATCACAGCATACAGACACAGAAAAACTTACTCAACCATAATGGTTACCGGACAAAGAATGAATGAAATGAGAAGAACTAAAATTGCAAACTGAAACATGATAATTAACTGAATACAGCTGAACGGAACGAGGGTTACTATGGTGACAAACAAGTGGTGGGAAACtaagggtgcgtctcaatcagctccctagttcagttatCAGAGCaatgatcagggagtcagcccattgacttatgtcctgatcagtgccctgactagtgaactagggagctgactGAGACGCAGGGTAAGACAAAGGACCGTGACAGGATGAAaacggacccactttatattaggtggccttaactactatgtactaacattttaattaattatttgatacaatgcacttatagtgtgcatacatgtttttacattgcacttacattttaaaaatacctgcatgtaattacatctgtaattaatttctgtagttacatttgtaatggctgacccacaccaccacaaaaactgacccacaccaccacacctgtccctaactctacccttaaacttagtcacaccaccacaactgtccctaactctacccatatcccacctcaatatcagcaaaggtgttttgcaatacaatttgaacacagtaagtacattgtagttattttttgatgtaagtgcatagtacttaaggccacctaatataaagtggggccactCATTAACACTGATTGTTCATTTAACCCGATTAACTTGATTTTACCTTGATTAATGGTGTGGGACCGATGCACAAGGTTAGATCAAGTAAATCCCACTCACTTTCTTTTCAGTTTAACATGATTTTGACAtgctatttttcttttttcagcaAATGGCAGCAGTTTGGCAAACATAGTGATAAATTCtcatattttctttgttttaactGTTTCAAACTAATGTAAATTGTAGTTTAGTAGTGAAGTTCCAAAAGTTGTCATACTTGCTTATACAAACAGTGGTGAAAAGATCTAGCATTATATGATTTTATTAAAGTGTAGTGAGGTAATGCTATTCCAAATAAGACTCCATTGTGCCACATATAACAAATCTGCTTTAAGTGAAGATTtgttaaattatgttttgaTTTGACAGACAAAAAGAAGCTCTAAAAAAAAAGCTGGAAAACTTCCCCCTGAGTCATCCAGATGTAAAGAACATCAAGATCCTGGTAGCTGGACAAATTGGAGCAGGAAAGTCCAGCTTTATTAACTCTGTCGATAGTGTCTTTCAAAGAAGGATCTCCTCTAGAGCGCTGGTTGAAACATCTGCTGGTGACAGTCATAGTTTCACAAAAAATGTAGGTATTTGTCAACTATACAGAAGTTGAAAGTTTTGTAAAAGACATGTAATTTGACCCAATATGCTTCTATATGGTCTTCATTTGTAGCTCGAAGGATTCCCCATCAGAAGTGGGACAAAAACGTTGCCCATCGTCTTCAAGGACATAATGGGCTTAGAAGCTGATGCATTGGCTGGGGCACAAACAGAGGACATCATCAATGCTATTTTTGGCCATGTGAAAAACGGCTATAAAGTAATAAACCActacattaacattttaacataAAGTTTGTATGCATTaggtttgacattaaacatattttgttgaatTTCTAATCTTAGTTCAATGAGGAGCAGGCACTCACTCACAAGGATGAACTTTACACCAGGGACCCTGCCCTCTCAGATCAGGCGTTCTGTCTGGTTTACGTCATAGCTGCAGATAAAGTCGGATACACAGATAACAGACTTTTTGACAAGTTAAAGATCATCCGCCGGAGAATCAGTAATAAAGGTAAAACTGATCCCtgaatgttttattttcattaatgttTACGTACATTACATAGGAGAAAGTGGGTATAAAGTGGGTtgggtttgtgtgtttttttcaatGCAGTGGACAAAATACAGATACAGGCTGCATTTTAATGCCAAGTGCAAACAGGGCATGTTTCAAGGCTCAACTTTTCAGTTTGATTATTTATATGACCCAGACAATGTATGTGGGTtagttatgtatatatatatacaaattgcCACAAATGCTCaatttttttgaggaaaaaataaaacttgtTATAAAACTTTTACATTGCCTCTGCATTTGCTGTAGGGATTCCTCAAGTGATTGTCATGACCAAAGTGGATGAAGCATGTCCGCTGGTCAACAAGGATCTAAGGAAAATCTACACTAGCAAGAAGATCAAAGAGAAGGTATGTGATATCATCCAATGACTTACatattataattttacatattgcAAGTATTTGTCCATGTTGATCTTATTATATCTAATAGCAACATCTAATTTTCTGACCTAACATTCTGTTCCTGTCCAGATGGATTTTTGCAGTCTCAAAATTGGCTTGCCATTGTCAAACATCTTCCCAGTGAAGAACTACCATGATGAGATTGACACAAAGGATGATGTTGATGTTCTGATACTAAAGGCACTTGAACAGATTGTTCAGATTGCAAATGATAAATTGGTGGACATTCAAAGTGACTGACAAAATATGTCAATACGACTTAAAGTTCAAAATGTAATTGGTGTTTAACTCCTTACTACCCCGTCACTTCACTTCAAATACATTCTGTATTATATCTATATAAAGATTGATTATAAATTGATGTAGCCTGTGTTTCAGTTGCTTTAATGAGCTGTATAAGCTTTGATTGTACTAAAGCATAAAATACCATAATAtatttgcagatatttaggaaacatgcgGAGTTCATGTTGTGTCTACAGTGTAATTCCTTATGCTGCCTCTTGAGATGCTGCATAGTAGGCATGAGGAAAAGTTAGCGTAGATGAGAAGAAGAGTGTTGGAGTTGGTGTGAACATGTGAAGTTACTGTTCAGAATAACAGAAAACAATCTCCAAAGATGGTGTCGTGCTTACTTACTACCAGCAGATCTAACAGTTCACATACTCGTTCCTCAGAAAAACAATGCTACAGCCAGTTAATCTACACTGAAATGTGTGTTCACTGTaaacattccttttttattcctTTTTTGGCAAAGAGAACAACCAGGTTGGATTCAGAACAATTATCAAAACGAGATGATGCACAGTCCTATAGCTCATCCTGggttgacatttcattcagtaacatttggTAACCTCCAGTTATATTATAATGATATATACAGATGATCACACATAATCAGTGCACattgtgcactgtaaaaaaaaaaaaaatgttgttttttgttgttttaacttaaaaaagtaagttacctggttgccttaaaattttgagtttattgaaataaaaaatttgagttgatacaatgaaggaaatttgtttaataaatagaaactcaaaatattattgtatctgaaccacataaaaaatttgataaatcacgaaaatagcactatttggcatgtttcactgcgtcatcagaaataaaacacacaattacccaatatgcttacaaaatcttgtaataatattttaataaaggttggcgaatctcaaaaaattttcattgtattaactcaaaattttaaggcaaccaggcaactttttttcgaaataattttttacagtgtggtgaTATCTGGTATTTATATCAGGTCCTGATTAAACCTTagaatacaataata
It includes:
- the LOC137074147 gene encoding interferon-induced protein 44-like; its protein translation is MGNSGSKPETYSPELEKPWRTFDWGQKEALKKKLENFPLSHPDVKNIKILVAGQIGAGKSSFINSVDSVFQRRISSRALVETSAGDSHSFTKNLEGFPIRSGTKTLPIVFKDIMGLEADALAGAQTEDIINAIFGHVKNGYKFNEEQALTHKDELYTRDPALSDQAFCLVYVIAADKVGYTDNRLFDKLKIIRRRISNKGIPQVIVMTKVDEACPLVNKDLRKIYTSKKIKEKMDFCSLKIGLPLSNIFPVKNYHDEIDTKDDVDVLILKALEQIVQIANDKLVDIQSD